The following proteins are co-located in the Candida dubliniensis CD36 chromosome 3, complete sequence genome:
- a CDS encoding NEDD8-conjugating enzyme, putative (Similar to S. cerevisiae UBC12), which produces MLKIRQLQKKKQEEAERLAKSQSPTPTPGDSTTPSNERVSPAQIRVQKDISELDLPSSIKVTFPNPNDPFNFNLQLIPQGGYYKNGKFEFKIEINSNFPIDPPKIKCLQKIYHPNIDLQGNICLNILREDWSPVLNLNGVFMGLNILFLEPNPNDPLNKDAANVLVKNKKQFERNVYNSMRGGYLDSVYYDRVI; this is translated from the coding sequence ATGTTAAAGATACGCCAGTTGcagaagaaaaagcaaGAGGAGGCTGAAAGGCTTGCCAAGTCTCAATCTCCAACACCCACCCCAGGTGATTCAACGACCCCTTCCAACGAACGAGTTTCACCAGCGCAAATTCGTGTGCAAAAGGATATCTCTGAGTTAGATTTACcttcatcaataaaagTGACATTTCCAAACCCAAATGATcctttcaatttcaatttacaaTTAATACCACAAGGTGGATACTACAAAAACGggaaatttgaatttaaaatcGAAATAAACTCAAATTTTCCGATCGACCCtccaaaaatcaaatgtttACAAAAGATATACCACCCAAATATTGACTTACAAGGAAATATATGCCTTAACATTTTGAGAGAAGATTGGTCACCTGTGTTGAATTTGAACGGAGTGTTTATGGgattgaatattttgtttttggaaCCTAATCCAAACGACCCACTAAACAAGGATGCAGCCAACGTTTTAGTaaagaacaagaaacaatttgaaaGGAATGTTTATAATTCGATGAGAGGCGGTTATCTTGATCTGGTTTACTACGATCGTGTCATTTAA
- a CDS encoding cell wall biogenesis protein, putative (Similar to S. cerevisiae ECM9) gives MEVQTISKDNDELPIIRELYKVITSSLRSQKIIQIAQIPQNGNSQSNIVTYDDEDNDTLEIGISKPTYLAMFKQSHDYWYKYMEINKCTLEKLEIATLSELYLMTLGYLITANDHNSIMNLHEQIVKILGNFETDIEIVSCFLTSRLKRINKSSLLWHWMKKMTILVVFNKLEGKQGGQGLLLGNQLYNKIISRAFKSCELHFMNYYANNFIHWIMQCTMVVLGVDDGGYLFHQLQKHCHEAPSDSSLWTNMKNYIKCMQGSIQADNQIIKEYNQINMNYDATLQNHSPSPLILTKESDEDIMVNEFQWLVKVQCKNVIPFSVLIEAAQTKRVLKKLKELIHLHEFNKNLAKIESLIELRSRTIE, from the coding sequence ATGGAAGTACAAACAATTAGCAAAGACAATGACGAGTTGCCAATTATAAGAGAGTTGTATAAGGTCATCACCCTGTCATTGCGATCTCAGAAAATAATCCAAATAGCCCAGATACCTCAAAATGGAAACTCTCAGAGTAATATTGTCACATACGATGACGAAGATAATGACACATTAGAGATTGGCATCTCAAAACCAACGTATTTAGCTATGTTCAAACAGTCACATGATTATTGGTATAAATATATggaaataaacaaatgtACATTAGAGAAACTTGAAATAGCAACTTTGAGTGAGCTTTATTTGATGACATTGGGATATTTGATAACGGCGAATGATCACAACAGTATAATGAACTTGCACGAACAGATTGTAAAGATACTAGGAAATTTTGAGACTGACATTGAAATTGTTAGCTGCTTTCTAACAAGCAGGTTGAAGCGAATCAATAAGAGCAGTTTACTATGGCATTggatgaaaaaaatgacGATTTTGGTAGTATTCAATAAACTAGAAGGAAAGCAAGGTGGCCAAGGTCTTTTATTGGGCAACCAGTTGTACAATAAGATTATTTCGAGGGCATTCAAAAGCTGTGAACTTCATTTCATGAACTATTATGCCAACAACTTTATACATTGGATTATGCAATGCACTATGGTCGTGCTAGGTGTCGATGATGGTGGTTATTTATTCCACCAGTTGCAGAAACACTGTCACGAAGCTCCACTGGATAGTTCATTGTGGACAAATATGAAGAATTACATAAAGTGCATGCAAGGGTCCATACAAGCtgataatcaaattatcaaagaGTATAACCAAATCAACATGAACTATGATGCAACATTGCAAAACCATTCCCCGAGTCCATTAATTTTAACGAAAGAAAGTGACGAAGATATAATGGTCAATGAATTTCAATGGCTAGTGAAAGTTCAGTGCAAGAATGTGATCCCCTTTTCTGTTTTAATTGAAGCGGCACAGACAAAGAGAGTtctaaagaaattaaaagagCTTATCCACTTGCatgaattcaataaaaatcTTGCAAAGATTGAATCTTTGATTGAATTACGTAGTCGTACGATagaataa